The Microscilla marina ATCC 23134 genome has a segment encoding these proteins:
- a CDS encoding amino acid deaminase/aldolase yields MPELTPDYQYYCEIFKNTPKPFAFTDLDLLNENIRQILKRTGSAKKIRVASKSVRCRAVLEHVLAASDQFQGIMSFHPQEAVWLSQQGFDDILMGYPIWHETDLRAVAEEVKQGKMLVLMIDSPAHVQRINAIGQAMQVALPVCIDIDMSSKFPGIHFGVFRSSVHNATEALEVYEAIEAADFVTLDGIMGYEAQIAGLGDKIPGQAVKNAMIKLLKKRSIKEIARRRASVVHALAAQGAKLRVVNGGGTGSLESTIQEEVVTEVTVGSGFYTPGLFDNYSQFSHLPAAAYAIEVVRQPLPGMYTCLGGGYVASGAIAKDKQPVPYLPQGFRLTDNEGTGEVQTPITYQGSETLTYGSPIFLRHSKAGELCERFNEMHLVSEGKIAGKEPTFRGEGKCFL; encoded by the coding sequence ATGCCTGAGCTTACGCCTGACTACCAATATTATTGCGAAATATTTAAAAATACCCCCAAACCCTTTGCTTTTACCGACCTTGATTTGCTCAACGAAAATATTCGGCAAATTTTGAAACGCACGGGTAGCGCCAAAAAAATAAGGGTTGCCTCCAAGTCGGTACGCTGTAGGGCGGTGCTAGAGCATGTATTGGCGGCAAGCGATCAGTTTCAGGGCATTATGAGCTTTCACCCCCAAGAGGCGGTATGGTTGAGCCAACAGGGCTTCGACGATATTCTGATGGGCTACCCCATTTGGCACGAAACCGACCTAAGGGCAGTAGCCGAAGAGGTAAAACAAGGCAAAATGTTGGTATTGATGATAGACAGCCCCGCCCACGTGCAGCGCATCAATGCTATAGGGCAAGCCATGCAAGTGGCGTTGCCCGTGTGCATAGACATAGACATGTCGTCTAAATTTCCGGGCATTCATTTTGGCGTATTTCGCTCATCGGTACACAACGCCACCGAAGCCCTGGAGGTATACGAAGCTATAGAAGCCGCCGATTTTGTGACTTTAGATGGCATTATGGGCTACGAGGCGCAAATTGCGGGTTTGGGCGATAAAATACCCGGACAGGCGGTCAAAAATGCCATGATTAAATTATTGAAAAAACGCTCGATCAAAGAAATAGCCCGCCGCAGGGCTTCAGTGGTGCATGCGCTTGCGGCACAAGGGGCAAAGTTGCGGGTGGTAAACGGTGGGGGCACGGGTAGCCTGGAGAGCACCATCCAAGAGGAGGTAGTGACTGAAGTAACTGTAGGGTCGGGGTTTTATACCCCTGGTTTGTTCGACAACTACAGCCAGTTTAGCCATTTGCCCGCCGCTGCTTATGCTATAGAGGTAGTGCGCCAACCCTTGCCCGGCATGTACACTTGCCTGGGGGGAGGTTATGTGGCATCGGGGGCTATAGCCAAAGACAAACAGCCAGTGCCCTATTTGCCCCAAGGCTTTCGCCTGACCGACAACGAGGGCACGGGCGAGGTACAAACGCCCATTACTTACCAAGGCAGCGAAACCCTGACCTATGGCAGCCCCATATTTTTGCGCCATAGCAAGGCGGGCGAATTGTGCGAACGTTTCAATGAAATGCATTTGGTGAGCGAGGGAAAAATTGCTGGCAAGGAGCCTACTTTTAGAGGAGAAGGGAAGTGTTTTTTATAG